A window from Salvia miltiorrhiza cultivar Shanhuang (shh) chromosome 2, IMPLAD_Smil_shh, whole genome shotgun sequence encodes these proteins:
- the LOC131009684 gene encoding uncharacterized protein LOC131009684, with protein sequence MLTHSAGQKRERVTEGLDTRKKGKVGEVNASAEERQELADVLKDRDSTEKTTLVSTSDVCNMIELFPGKEGFQTKIGSSMSDQVRDELIICLRRNADVFAFSTADLKGIDRGLAEHCLNVDPKIKPVKQRTRNFGAEKDAAIREQKTNTWRMCVDFRDLNAACPKDHYPLPRIDQLVDATSGCALLSMMDAYQGYHQVKMNRGDIAKTAFAVCCGVYGWRSMPFGLKNAGATYQRMMEKVFKEQLSKNISVYVDDMLVRSIRAEDHVSDLEEIFTVANSWTTRLPLQGSRLTQRRFISRSTERSMPFFKILRKGTKFLWTEECRAAFEDLKVYLARLPTLTKPVPGETLYLYIAVGEDAINSVLIREEGSHQKPIYFVSRIIQGPELNYTEIEKAALAVMVTARKLRLYFLSHRVVVRTTLPFKQVLGCPDLSGRMVKWAVELGEYDVEYEPRTAIKAQALADFIQETTRRPVPEFWVAFVDGSVTKEGCGIGVYITSPGYGTYQFAIKFTCRLSNNEAEYEAVVRGAHILSELKAERVIIKTDSQLVAQQYSGGYSVKEERMRAYHRKLSEMKDKFMEFKIEQISREDNTKADLLARMASAVEQTWSDEIILLCDTREMGTSQVFSVEIRDDWRAPILHFLKTGEWLNKESNQRARYENYCLLNDQLYKRSFTQPLLKCLSPEEANFALNEVHAGCCGGHTGFRDLVRKIIRAGFYWPNINKDARDFVRKCEACQRHAGRINVPGEPMGVMYAACPFDKWGIDIVGKLPTAPGGKCFLLVAVDYFSKWVEAEAVGKIDERVTDFCDRMDITQRFVSVAHPQANGQVELANRTICEGIKKRLTQSKGKWVEELDTVLWAYRTSPKTATVEAPFTLVYGSNAVIPAEARLESYRITTYDTEHNAELRRAELDLVEAQRDEARVRAAKYKGIIKAGYDKRVRARKLSKEHLVLKRADALKAVGKFEANWEGPFIITEVLGGRAYILSDPDGRALPRPWNINNLKKFYV encoded by the exons ATGCTTACACATtcagcggggcagaaaagggaaagagtgACAGAGGGATTGGATACACGGAAGAAGGGGAAGGTGGGCGAAGTGAATGCCTCGGCAGAAGAGCGCCAGGAATTGGCAGACGTATTGAAAGACAGGGACAGTACAGAAAAAACCACGCTGGTGTCTACTAGTGATGTTTGCAACATGATCGAACtgtttccagggaaagagggttttcAGACCAAAATTGGGTCttccatgagtgatcaagtcagagacgAGCTCATTATTTGCTTGCGCAGAAATGCAGATGTGTTCGCATTCAGCACCGCTGATTTAAAGGGAATTGACAGAGGGTTGGCAGAGCACTGCCTTAATGTGGATCCTAAAATTAAGCCAGTAAAGCAAcgaacaaggaattttggggccgaGAAGGACGCTGCAATAAGGGAGCAG aaaacaaatacttggAGGATGTGCGTAGATTTCAGAGATCTGAACGCCGCTTGCCCAAAAGatcactatcctctgccgaggatcgaCCAGCTGGTGGATGCCACTTCGGGATGCGCTTTACTATCTATGATGGACGCGTATCAGGGATACCATCAGGTTAAAATGAACAGAGGAGACAttgccaaaacggcctttgccgtctgttgcggGGTTTACGGCTGGAGGAGTATGCCGTTTGGCTTAAAAAATGCGGGAGCCacgtatcagcggatgatggaaaaAGTCTTTAAGGAACAACTCTCCAAGAATATCTCGgtgtatgtggatgacatgcttgtGCGGAGTATaagggcagaggaccatgtcTCTGATCTCGAGGAGATCTTCACTGTG gcaAATTCTTGGACTACAAGGTTACCCCTGCAGGGATCGAGGTTAACGCAGAGAAG gtttatATCACGGTCGACAGAGcgcagcatgccgtttttcaaaatcttaaggaAGGGCACTAAATTTCTATGGACGGAGGAATGCCGAGCGGCATTTGAAGATCTCAAGGTATATCTAGCAAGGCTtccgactctgaccaagccggtcccgggagaaacgttgtatctgtACATAGCAGTGGGGGAAGATGCAATCAACTCAGTGCTTatcagagaggagggaagtcaCCAGAAACCCATTTACTTCGTCAGCCGAATCATCCAGGGTCCTGAATTGAATTACACAGAGAtagagaaggctgctctggcggtcatggtcacGGCGAGAAAATTGAGGCTGTATTTTTTGtcacatcgggtagtggtgcgcACTACCTTGCCTTTTAAACAAGTGCTGGGGTGCCcagatttgtcgggaagaatggtgaAGTGGGCTGTGGAGTTGGGGGAATACGATGTGGAGTACGAGCCAAGAACAGCGATCAAAGCACAAGCGTTGGCAGATTTCATCCAAGAAACAACTCGCCGTCCCGTACCGGAATTTTGGGTTGCCTTTGTAGACGGatcagtgacaaaagagggaTGTGGAATTGGGGTATACATCACATCACCGGGGTATGGTACATATCagtttgcaatcaaattcacttgccgactgtccaacaatgaagcggaATATGAAGCTGTGGTCAGAGGGGCGCACATTTTATCAGAACTCAAGGCCGAACGTGTCATCATcaagacagactcccagttaGTGGCCCAACAATATTCAGGGGGTTATAGTGTCAAAGAAGAACGCATGAGGGCGTACCACCGCAAGCTCAGCGAGATGAAGGACAAGTTTATGGAATTCAAAATCGAGCAGATTTCCCGGGAGGATAATACGAAAGCAGACCTACTGGCGCGAATGGCTAGTGCAGTGGAACAAACCTGGagtgatgaaattattttactctgtgataccagagagatggggaCTTCACAGGTCTTCTCCGTAGAGATCAGAGACGACTGGCGGGCTCCTATTTTACACTTTCTCAAGACAGGGGAGTGGTTGAACAAGGAATCTAATCAGAGGGCCCGATACGAAAATTATTGCTTGCTTAATGACCAACTCTACAAACGATCCTTTACTCAGCCTTTACTAAAGTGCttatctccagaggaagctaactttgcgTTAAATGAAGTTCATGCAGGTTGTTGTGGTGGTCACACGGGATTCCGGGATCTTGTACGcaaaatcattcgggcagggttctactGGCCTAACATCAACAAAGACGCCAGAGATTTCGTTCGCAAGTGCGAGGCTTGCCAGAGACACGCTGGGAGAATCAACGTTCCAGGGGAGCCTATGGGCGTTATGTACGCTGCATGTCCATTCGACAAGTGGGGTATCGACATAGTCGGGAAGCTACCTACGGCACCAGGGGGCAAGTGTTTTCTGCTTGTAGCGGTGGACTACTTCTCTAAGTGGGTCGAGGCTGAAGCTGTGGGGAAAATAGATGAG AGGGTCACGGATTTCTGTGATCGGATGGACATCACTCAAAGATTCGTCTCGGTAGCTCATCCGCAAGCGAATGGCCAAGTGGAGTTGGCCAACAGGACAATATGCgaagggatcaagaagaggctgacTCAGAGCAAAGGCAAATGGGTGGAGGAGCTGGATACTGTACTTTGGGCCTACCgcactagcccaaagacagccACGGTTGAAGCACCATTTACCCTGGTGTATGGATCTAATGCGGTAATACCAGCGGAGGCAAGATTGGAATCATATCGGATAACAACCTACGATACTGAGCACAATGCTGAACTTCGCCGAGCAGAGCTAGAtttggtggaagcacagagggatgaAGCCCGGGTCAGAGCAGCAAAATACAAAGGCATTATCAAAGCAGGGTATGACAAGCGGGTCAGAGCGCGGAAATTATCAAAGGAACATCTGGTCCTCAAGCGAGCTGATGCATTgaaggcagtgggcaagttcgaAGCTAATTGGGAAGGCCCGTTTATCATCACAGAGGTCCTAGGGGGTAGAGCTTATATattgtcggatccagacggcagagctcttccTAGACCATGGAATATTAACaatctcaaaaagttctatgtataa